The Pecten maximus chromosome 14, xPecMax1.1, whole genome shotgun sequence genome includes a region encoding these proteins:
- the LOC117341988 gene encoding angiomotin-like isoform X1: MVLTHQTHSSGDVSPTYANMDEIQDLLKAYSSDEYLVVTEADQGLMMQSQYRDPPPYPGHSKQMAQPSLRQSFSGSETSTDVSVSSMENLSSSQRQEPQGEETATPSYHHQTECSEEYSIMARLAQDSKSQQSSVPYYGQVPHPTDNRGYLNSGPFYPWTQHPHLLPQGQKVGDSGMGGKDLGESHLCSFSVANTDWAYTGSNQQQTTNSSLQAAYFTTLTPPPQYPGANGLYENMDRTKMKRSYETVESVEIKSCHSQPDLHRYWESHNPEALAAQLHSQQLPPHRQSSPAAHELNPLRTTDMVEILTEENKRLREDLNIYCKKVSKLQKFEMEIQKVHEAYESLVQSSQKREKLEKMMKKRLEEQIRKLLSQNKTLKEKFEKSSHGSNIEPSQGVEREEGTSALLAKNKELQNQRDRFELEVATLRTTVQGQKDQLDILDGALTNAQSNVVRLEKECCVKQVQMERLDQLQRAFSLLQATCEKREQMESKLRTNLEKKLIKSQEQTGTLPKTEPGKETASEMNNIYSLQRLLNEKEAKILQLETEVVKWEQKYLEENMRQLTLQNPELQEQWSFDSERLQLPPKVGPVEEVFRSQITELESKVKSLQTQLAEKDAMIRVFQRAPMTRSSSVHTLNYCTPLHSPRPSLIATGTLTRQGSQSDNNSYRDFPTTRHFKTGSTSALETGRKFSLDCENLSDDFVQPDNRSEDKEDSSEDEGDKVWQV, from the exons ACTTGCTGAAGGCCTATTCAAGTGATGAATACTTGGTAGTTACGGAGGCTGACCAAGGGTTGATGATGCAGTCACAATATCGAGATCCACCCCCCTACCCTGGGCACAGTAAACAGATGGCCCAGCCAA GTCTTCGTCAGAGTTTCTCTGGGAGTGAGACGAGTACGGATGTTTCGGTTTCGTCCATGGAGAACTTGTCATCGTCACAGCGACAGGAACCTCAGGGGGAGGAAACTGCCACTCCCTCCTACCACCACCAAACAGAGTGCAGCGAGGAATACAGCATCATGGCGCGCCTCGCACAGGACTCAAAATCACAACAGAGTAGTGTCCCCTACTACGGACAAGTACCCCACCCCACGGATAATCGGGGCTATCTAAACAGTGGTCCGTTCTACCCCTGGACACAACACCCACACCTCCTGCCCCAAGGGCAGAAGGTTGGGGATAGTGGGATGGGCGGTAAAGACTTGGGGGAATCACATTTGTGTTCATTTTCCGTTGCTAATACAGACTGGGCATATACAGGATCAAATCAACAGCAAACGACGAATTCTAGTTTACAGGCAGCGTATTTTACAACGCTAACGCCTCCACCGCAGTATCCTGGAGCAAATGGATTGTACGAAAATATGGACAGAACAAAAATGAAAAGGTCATATGAAACTGTTGAATCAGTGGAAATAAAATCGTGTCATTCTCAACCCGATCTGCACAGATATTGGGAATCGCACAACCCCGAAGCATTAGCAGCACAACTCCACTCACAGCAACTCCCTCCCCATAGACAAAG ttcGCCTGCTGCTCATGAGCTTAATCCTCTACGGACGACAGACATGGTTGAAATTTTGACAGAGGAAAACAAGCGATTACGAGAAGATCttaatatttattgtaaaaaagTCTCCAAACTTCAAAAG TTTGAGATGGAAATCCAGAAAGTCCATGAGGCATATGAATCTTTAGTACAGTCTTCGCAAAAGCGagaaaaattagaaaaaatgatgaaaaagcGACTTGAGGAGCAAATAAGGAAATTACTCTCTCAGAACAAGACATTGAAAG aAAAATTCGAAAAATCTAGTCATGGTTCTAACATTGAG CCAAGTCAAGGAGTAGAAAGAGAGGAAGGTACATCAGCCTTGTTGGCAAAAA ATAAGGAACTTCAGAATCAACGTGACCGTTTTGAGCTTGAGGTTGCGACACTCCGGACAACAGTTCAAGGACAAAAGGATCAGCTGGACATCTTGGACGGAGCATTGACCAATGCCCAGTCCAATGTCGTCAGGCTGGAGAAGGAG tgtTGTGTGAAGCAAGTGCAGATGGAGCGACTTGACCAGTTACAGCGTGCATTTTCGTTACTACAAGCTACATGTGAAAAGCGTGAACAAATGGAATCTAAGCTGAGAACAAATCTGGAGAAAAAACTAATCAAGTCACAAGAGCAG ACCGGTACACTTCCTAAAACAGAGCCAGGAAAAGAGACAGCGTCAGAGATGAACAACATTTACTCCCTACAGCGACTTCTGAATGAAAAAGAAGCAAAGATTCTGCAGCTTGAAACAGAAGTTGTTAAG TGGGAGCAGAAATACCTGGAAGAGAACATGCGTCAGCTTACCCTACAGAATCCTGAACTACAGGAGCAGTGGTCATTCGACTCAGAACGACTACAGCTTCCTCCCAAGGTGGGACCGGTGGAGGAAGTTTTCCGGTCACAGATCACTGAACTCGAGTCAAA GGTAAAGTCCTTGCAGACTCAGCTTGCGGAGAAGGATGCTATGATTCGAGTATTTCAGCGAGCACCTATGACACGCAGCAGTAGTGTACACACTCTGAATTATTGTACACCGCTACACTCACCACGCCCCTCCCTCATCGCCACGGGAACCCTCACACGCCAGGGAAGTCAATCAGACAACAACAGTTATCGGGATTTCCCAACAACCCGCCATTTCAAAACAG GCAGTACAAGTGCCTTAGAAACGGGCAGAAAGTTCTCCTTAGACTGTGAGAATTTGTCTGACGACTTTGTCCAGCCTGATAACAGGTCTGAG GATAAGGAAGATTCATCAGAGGATGAAGGAGATAAGGTTTGGCAGGTCTGA
- the LOC117341988 gene encoding angiomotin-like isoform X3: MMQSQYRDPPPYPGHSKQMAQPSLRQSFSGSETSTDVSVSSMENLSSSQRQEPQGEETATPSYHHQTECSEEYSIMARLAQDSKSQQSSVPYYGQVPHPTDNRGYLNSGPFYPWTQHPHLLPQGQKVGDSGMGGKDLGESHLCSFSVANTDWAYTGSNQQQTTNSSLQAAYFTTLTPPPQYPGANGLYENMDRTKMKRSYETVESVEIKSCHSQPDLHRYWESHNPEALAAQLHSQQLPPHRQSSPAAHELNPLRTTDMVEILTEENKRLREDLNIYCKKVSKLQKFEMEIQKVHEAYESLVQSSQKREKLEKMMKKRLEEQIRKLLSQNKTLKEKFEKSSHGSNIEPSQGVEREEGTSALLAKNKELQNQRDRFELEVATLRTTVQGQKDQLDILDGALTNAQSNVVRLEKECCVKQVQMERLDQLQRAFSLLQATCEKREQMESKLRTNLEKKLIKSQEQTGTLPKTEPGKETASEMNNIYSLQRLLNEKEAKILQLETEVVKWEQKYLEENMRQLTLQNPELQEQWSFDSERLQLPPKVGPVEEVFRSQITELESKVKSLQTQLAEKDAMIRVFQRAPMTRSSSVHTLNYCTPLHSPRPSLIATGTLTRQGSQSDNNSYRDFPTTRHFKTGSTSALETGRKFSLDCENLSDDFVQPDNRSEDKEDSSEDEGDKVWQV; this comes from the exons ATGATGCAGTCACAATATCGAGATCCACCCCCCTACCCTGGGCACAGTAAACAGATGGCCCAGCCAA GTCTTCGTCAGAGTTTCTCTGGGAGTGAGACGAGTACGGATGTTTCGGTTTCGTCCATGGAGAACTTGTCATCGTCACAGCGACAGGAACCTCAGGGGGAGGAAACTGCCACTCCCTCCTACCACCACCAAACAGAGTGCAGCGAGGAATACAGCATCATGGCGCGCCTCGCACAGGACTCAAAATCACAACAGAGTAGTGTCCCCTACTACGGACAAGTACCCCACCCCACGGATAATCGGGGCTATCTAAACAGTGGTCCGTTCTACCCCTGGACACAACACCCACACCTCCTGCCCCAAGGGCAGAAGGTTGGGGATAGTGGGATGGGCGGTAAAGACTTGGGGGAATCACATTTGTGTTCATTTTCCGTTGCTAATACAGACTGGGCATATACAGGATCAAATCAACAGCAAACGACGAATTCTAGTTTACAGGCAGCGTATTTTACAACGCTAACGCCTCCACCGCAGTATCCTGGAGCAAATGGATTGTACGAAAATATGGACAGAACAAAAATGAAAAGGTCATATGAAACTGTTGAATCAGTGGAAATAAAATCGTGTCATTCTCAACCCGATCTGCACAGATATTGGGAATCGCACAACCCCGAAGCATTAGCAGCACAACTCCACTCACAGCAACTCCCTCCCCATAGACAAAG ttcGCCTGCTGCTCATGAGCTTAATCCTCTACGGACGACAGACATGGTTGAAATTTTGACAGAGGAAAACAAGCGATTACGAGAAGATCttaatatttattgtaaaaaagTCTCCAAACTTCAAAAG TTTGAGATGGAAATCCAGAAAGTCCATGAGGCATATGAATCTTTAGTACAGTCTTCGCAAAAGCGagaaaaattagaaaaaatgatgaaaaagcGACTTGAGGAGCAAATAAGGAAATTACTCTCTCAGAACAAGACATTGAAAG aAAAATTCGAAAAATCTAGTCATGGTTCTAACATTGAG CCAAGTCAAGGAGTAGAAAGAGAGGAAGGTACATCAGCCTTGTTGGCAAAAA ATAAGGAACTTCAGAATCAACGTGACCGTTTTGAGCTTGAGGTTGCGACACTCCGGACAACAGTTCAAGGACAAAAGGATCAGCTGGACATCTTGGACGGAGCATTGACCAATGCCCAGTCCAATGTCGTCAGGCTGGAGAAGGAG tgtTGTGTGAAGCAAGTGCAGATGGAGCGACTTGACCAGTTACAGCGTGCATTTTCGTTACTACAAGCTACATGTGAAAAGCGTGAACAAATGGAATCTAAGCTGAGAACAAATCTGGAGAAAAAACTAATCAAGTCACAAGAGCAG ACCGGTACACTTCCTAAAACAGAGCCAGGAAAAGAGACAGCGTCAGAGATGAACAACATTTACTCCCTACAGCGACTTCTGAATGAAAAAGAAGCAAAGATTCTGCAGCTTGAAACAGAAGTTGTTAAG TGGGAGCAGAAATACCTGGAAGAGAACATGCGTCAGCTTACCCTACAGAATCCTGAACTACAGGAGCAGTGGTCATTCGACTCAGAACGACTACAGCTTCCTCCCAAGGTGGGACCGGTGGAGGAAGTTTTCCGGTCACAGATCACTGAACTCGAGTCAAA GGTAAAGTCCTTGCAGACTCAGCTTGCGGAGAAGGATGCTATGATTCGAGTATTTCAGCGAGCACCTATGACACGCAGCAGTAGTGTACACACTCTGAATTATTGTACACCGCTACACTCACCACGCCCCTCCCTCATCGCCACGGGAACCCTCACACGCCAGGGAAGTCAATCAGACAACAACAGTTATCGGGATTTCCCAACAACCCGCCATTTCAAAACAG GCAGTACAAGTGCCTTAGAAACGGGCAGAAAGTTCTCCTTAGACTGTGAGAATTTGTCTGACGACTTTGTCCAGCCTGATAACAGGTCTGAG GATAAGGAAGATTCATCAGAGGATGAAGGAGATAAGGTTTGGCAGGTCTGA
- the LOC117341988 gene encoding angiomotin-like isoform X2: MFIDLLKAYSSDEYLVVTEADQGLMMQSQYRDPPPYPGHSKQMAQPSLRQSFSGSETSTDVSVSSMENLSSSQRQEPQGEETATPSYHHQTECSEEYSIMARLAQDSKSQQSSVPYYGQVPHPTDNRGYLNSGPFYPWTQHPHLLPQGQKVGDSGMGGKDLGESHLCSFSVANTDWAYTGSNQQQTTNSSLQAAYFTTLTPPPQYPGANGLYENMDRTKMKRSYETVESVEIKSCHSQPDLHRYWESHNPEALAAQLHSQQLPPHRQSSPAAHELNPLRTTDMVEILTEENKRLREDLNIYCKKVSKLQKFEMEIQKVHEAYESLVQSSQKREKLEKMMKKRLEEQIRKLLSQNKTLKEKFEKSSHGSNIEPSQGVEREEGTSALLAKNKELQNQRDRFELEVATLRTTVQGQKDQLDILDGALTNAQSNVVRLEKECCVKQVQMERLDQLQRAFSLLQATCEKREQMESKLRTNLEKKLIKSQEQTGTLPKTEPGKETASEMNNIYSLQRLLNEKEAKILQLETEVVKWEQKYLEENMRQLTLQNPELQEQWSFDSERLQLPPKVGPVEEVFRSQITELESKVKSLQTQLAEKDAMIRVFQRAPMTRSSSVHTLNYCTPLHSPRPSLIATGTLTRQGSQSDNNSYRDFPTTRHFKTGSTSALETGRKFSLDCENLSDDFVQPDNRSEDKEDSSEDEGDKVWQV, from the exons ACTTGCTGAAGGCCTATTCAAGTGATGAATACTTGGTAGTTACGGAGGCTGACCAAGGGTTGATGATGCAGTCACAATATCGAGATCCACCCCCCTACCCTGGGCACAGTAAACAGATGGCCCAGCCAA GTCTTCGTCAGAGTTTCTCTGGGAGTGAGACGAGTACGGATGTTTCGGTTTCGTCCATGGAGAACTTGTCATCGTCACAGCGACAGGAACCTCAGGGGGAGGAAACTGCCACTCCCTCCTACCACCACCAAACAGAGTGCAGCGAGGAATACAGCATCATGGCGCGCCTCGCACAGGACTCAAAATCACAACAGAGTAGTGTCCCCTACTACGGACAAGTACCCCACCCCACGGATAATCGGGGCTATCTAAACAGTGGTCCGTTCTACCCCTGGACACAACACCCACACCTCCTGCCCCAAGGGCAGAAGGTTGGGGATAGTGGGATGGGCGGTAAAGACTTGGGGGAATCACATTTGTGTTCATTTTCCGTTGCTAATACAGACTGGGCATATACAGGATCAAATCAACAGCAAACGACGAATTCTAGTTTACAGGCAGCGTATTTTACAACGCTAACGCCTCCACCGCAGTATCCTGGAGCAAATGGATTGTACGAAAATATGGACAGAACAAAAATGAAAAGGTCATATGAAACTGTTGAATCAGTGGAAATAAAATCGTGTCATTCTCAACCCGATCTGCACAGATATTGGGAATCGCACAACCCCGAAGCATTAGCAGCACAACTCCACTCACAGCAACTCCCTCCCCATAGACAAAG ttcGCCTGCTGCTCATGAGCTTAATCCTCTACGGACGACAGACATGGTTGAAATTTTGACAGAGGAAAACAAGCGATTACGAGAAGATCttaatatttattgtaaaaaagTCTCCAAACTTCAAAAG TTTGAGATGGAAATCCAGAAAGTCCATGAGGCATATGAATCTTTAGTACAGTCTTCGCAAAAGCGagaaaaattagaaaaaatgatgaaaaagcGACTTGAGGAGCAAATAAGGAAATTACTCTCTCAGAACAAGACATTGAAAG aAAAATTCGAAAAATCTAGTCATGGTTCTAACATTGAG CCAAGTCAAGGAGTAGAAAGAGAGGAAGGTACATCAGCCTTGTTGGCAAAAA ATAAGGAACTTCAGAATCAACGTGACCGTTTTGAGCTTGAGGTTGCGACACTCCGGACAACAGTTCAAGGACAAAAGGATCAGCTGGACATCTTGGACGGAGCATTGACCAATGCCCAGTCCAATGTCGTCAGGCTGGAGAAGGAG tgtTGTGTGAAGCAAGTGCAGATGGAGCGACTTGACCAGTTACAGCGTGCATTTTCGTTACTACAAGCTACATGTGAAAAGCGTGAACAAATGGAATCTAAGCTGAGAACAAATCTGGAGAAAAAACTAATCAAGTCACAAGAGCAG ACCGGTACACTTCCTAAAACAGAGCCAGGAAAAGAGACAGCGTCAGAGATGAACAACATTTACTCCCTACAGCGACTTCTGAATGAAAAAGAAGCAAAGATTCTGCAGCTTGAAACAGAAGTTGTTAAG TGGGAGCAGAAATACCTGGAAGAGAACATGCGTCAGCTTACCCTACAGAATCCTGAACTACAGGAGCAGTGGTCATTCGACTCAGAACGACTACAGCTTCCTCCCAAGGTGGGACCGGTGGAGGAAGTTTTCCGGTCACAGATCACTGAACTCGAGTCAAA GGTAAAGTCCTTGCAGACTCAGCTTGCGGAGAAGGATGCTATGATTCGAGTATTTCAGCGAGCACCTATGACACGCAGCAGTAGTGTACACACTCTGAATTATTGTACACCGCTACACTCACCACGCCCCTCCCTCATCGCCACGGGAACCCTCACACGCCAGGGAAGTCAATCAGACAACAACAGTTATCGGGATTTCCCAACAACCCGCCATTTCAAAACAG GCAGTACAAGTGCCTTAGAAACGGGCAGAAAGTTCTCCTTAGACTGTGAGAATTTGTCTGACGACTTTGTCCAGCCTGATAACAGGTCTGAG GATAAGGAAGATTCATCAGAGGATGAAGGAGATAAGGTTTGGCAGGTCTGA